The Trachemys scripta elegans isolate TJP31775 chromosome 14, CAS_Tse_1.0, whole genome shotgun sequence genome segment TCAGGACTGAATAGTGCCCACCCACCTGGACTGTATCCTACCATGGCCTCAAACTGTGGGATTTTCCCATTACTGGAAACAAATCAAAGTTTCTCATCGCTCCAGCTTTCTGTTTGCTGCAGACCTTTTCCTTAATACTATGGGTGTGtcgacactgcaattaaacacccatggctggctcatgccagctaatgcagccattcccagtctctattcaaccTAACttggtgtctaatttgcatattaattcaagttcagcagtttctctttggagtctgtttttgacgcTTTTctggaatggctgagccattacacacatttaaTCTATTTCCCCATTTTAAGTATTTTCACACCTCTTgccaaactgtctgtaatgggcttgattatcactacaaaagtttttttgtcttaattaattagcctcagagttggtaggacaactcccaccttctcatgttctctgtatgtgtgtgtgtatatatatatatatatatacacactatatgttccattctatgcatccgatgaagtgggctgtagcccacaaaagcttatgctcaaataaatttgttagtcgctaaaatgccacaagtactcttgttctttttgcagaccctgactaacacggctgctactctgaaacctgtcagaatgGAATAGGTTTCATtaataaatagggctgtcaattaatcgcagttagcgcaagcaattaactcaaaagaaaattaactcaattaaaaaaattaacgaTTAATCATGAgagttaaaaaattaatcgcagttttaatcgcactgttaaacaataatagaataccaatttaaatttattataaatatttttgtattttttcctaattttcaaatatattgacttaaattacaacacagaatacaaagtgtacagtgctcactttaatcaaataatatacaaatatttgcgctgtaaaaaaagataaaaaatagtatttttcaattcacctgatataagtactgtaatgcaatctttttatcatgaaagcacaacttaccaatgtagaattatgtaaaacaaataaataaataactgcactcaaaaataaaacaatgtaaaaacttTAGTGccgacaagtccactcagtcctacttcttgttcagccaatcactaagacaagtttgtttacatttacgggagataatgctgcctgctacttatttacaatgtcacctgaaagtgagaacaggtgttcgcatggcactgttgtagccggcattgcaaggtatttagatgccagatatgctaaacatttgtatgtcctttcatgcttcgaCCTGtagattgcaaatatttgtaataaaacataatataaagttagcactgtacactttgtattctgtgttgtaattgaatatatttgaaaatgtagaaaatcatccaaaaatatttataacaaatttaaattggttttctgttattgtttaacagtgcaataaaaatcccgattaattttttaaatctcacaagTAAtctcgattaatttttttaatcatttgacatcCCTATTAATGAGCCTTCCCCATAGTGAAGTTTGCATTTGATCTGATATCCCACAAAACAAATGCCTTTTTATTAGTGGAACCCTCAGCACTGAAGAGGGTTAATTTTCTCTTCTAATGAAGGGAATGGATCAGAATCCTCCAGTTCTGTCTCTGCCACTACTAGGCACAGATATAGAGTTTGATTCTCATTTAAATCTGACGCAGTCTGATGTGTGCCTTGCctttcatttgtattttttccttttaatttcctgcTGTTACTGCAGGCCAACTGCTCTTCCCTACTCAGTCACTGGAAAGTTCAAAATATCTGTCTTGTATACCTATTAAGAGAATCACTCAGATGTTTAATCCTTACAGAAAACTACAAAAATAACCACAGTATGGACTTTATTACCTAGCAAACAGAGGAGATCCAATGCTGCAAATAGTAAAAGTTCATTTGGTCAGAGATTTGCTTCCAAATATGCTTGGGGGACTGAGATTTAATAATGTAACAATCTCTCAGATGATTTAGCaattcaaactgctgaccagaggtGCTGAGAACAATAAACCAccaagggagggatagctcagtggtttgagcattggcctgctaaacacagggttgtgagttcaatccttgaggaggctatTTAGGAATCTAGgccaaaatctgtctggggattggtcctcctttgagcagggggttggactagatgacctcctgaggacccttccaaccttgatattctatgaccacTATGATTTTCTAGTTTGAACTAAAACTGCTCTTTGGAGGAAGAAGAGAGATTAAAAGTATCCAGAATAATCTATTTATAGCTCATCTTTACCCTAGGTAATAGCTTCATCTCAGCATCTAATATAATCACTTGTCCAATTAGCACAATGGCCTTTGCCTGAGAAGCAGAATATATTGTTTGCATTTCATCAGAGTTTAAACAGCCTCCATTACTAGACACTTGAGAAGGGACAGACCTACCTTTGGGTTTCCACAATGATCACATTTTGCATATTTAGctggaaaagagaaacaaatttgGTCTATGAGTATCCCAGACAATGAATGAGATCCACAAGAGAACAGCAAATTCAGTGCTCCAGGGTGACCAACCTTTACAGCCAGAAGGTGCATTTCTTAGGAgcaatattttacacacacacaaaaattaaaagggaTTAAGAGATTttgctgaagttttaaaaaaattctctgaaCTGAGACCAAACATAGAAATATCAGTCCCAATGAATTTGTTTGAGAAAGTTATAAAACAAGTTGGGGAGAGAAGAAAGGGAAGCTGTTTAAAATAGACACTGCATTTCAACATTACACAATAGCGACTGCAGCTGTTATAACAGAGTTTATAAAGCACTCCGAGATGAAAGACCTAATTTCACTGTGAAACTGGTAATAATCTGCCCCTTTCACAATGAATTCCCCTCTTCCTGGTCAACTCCACTTAGACTGAGTTTCCTGTTCCCAAGGTTTCCCAAGCCCCCTTTCTGCTCTAATTGTAGGAAATTTTCCCCAATTGCATAATGGGAATAAAGAGAAGGTAGAGGTGGCTTTATACTAAAAGATAATGCTAGCAGCCTTTCCCCTTCCTTGTGCCGATCAGGATTAGGACAGGTTCTCTTACGTTTCAAAGACGGATCAAAGCGTTTATTTGGATTTctcaattttttcttttgtttattctttGAGAGAATATCAGCGTTTCCATCATCCTCATCCTCCAGGGCTCGTTTCCCTCGCACGCCTCCTTCACTCCCACTGGTTCCATTTTCCTTGCACGTCTCCTTTGGCCTGAAATGGTTGAACATCATTGTAAATTAACAGAAAGGGGACAACTGGGTGTTCCTTTGCTAACAGTGCTTTTACAGAAGCCTAGGCAAAATGCATTGTCTATCATGGCTGTCACAGGTGAGACACAGTCCTTAAAAGCATGGAAGAAAAGctcaaatattaattttatagaATAGCTCAGAGTTCTAAGGCTGCTATTAAAGCAAAAAAGGCAGGAAAGCAGTATCCAGTGCATGGTGGGCAGCTAAATTAGTCAGTTCCATAAAAAGCTTTTTGTTCCCAGGGTAAATGTTTGTACTGAAATTCTCAGTCGGATAGTCTTCTCCTGCAACCCAAGTTTTCCCCCTAGGTAGGTCGTGCTAGCAGTTTAAAAAGATCTCATGCAGAACACACAATCATCTCTGATATTAAGGGCATTCAGTCCCCATCTCTACTCCACTGGCAGATATAGGTAACAGATGAATGCTGCCTGTAACTACAGCACATTGTCAAGTAGCAGTATTTGCTTCACGTGCTGGTCCCTATCCTAAGCTTTATttgatctattttattttttactttctaGAGGTAGATAATAAACTTGAGGAAGGAATCAAAAGGGGAAGATAACTTTTTGTGAATTACTCCCTCCCAAATACCTTGCTTTGTTCattgaaatgttatttttaaaaactatccagtctttgttttttataaacaATCTTTCAGGGCATGAAAACTGGAAATGGGTATTCTGAGGTGGTGGCACTCGTGCATCCTGTCCAGTAAATTCTCCTAGGGGCAGTGCTAGAGTAGGCAACTTACCCTGGCCTGACGTATGGCTGACAGATCCAATGGAAGAAAGGCAATCCTCCCTTCGGCTTCTCTCCTTCTTTCTGATTAGCTATTTCCTCCTGCAGGATACAGTTACAACCAATGATACCTATTCAATTTGCCTAGATGCACCCATGTCATTACTACCTTAAATTCCTGGAAAGGCAcaaaacaattaaattaaatttacacACACCGACagttacaaatgaaaaaaatccaccCTCAGATAAAGCTATGGAAAAAACGTAGCAGATCTGAACACTAAAGAAAGAAATTTGAATGGGAGGGGCCAGTACAACATTTAGCTATCCAGGCAGTGATGTTTGTAGGTTACAAAATTCCAAGACTGCACGAACACAGATCAAGTGCATGTGACACCAGCAGGTTCCCTCCAAGTAGGGTCAGTGTTACTCCAGCAGTTAAGGCTCACGTTGGTACCTGGCATCGTAGCTTCAGGTCTCTGTTGACATCTGCAATGCCCTCTAGTGTCTTCGCTTTTGCCAGTTCTTCACGAAGCTGCTGGTAAACCTGCAGCCTGAGACAAATCCCAAACATCCAGTTACTTTCATTTACCATTTCTAAATTGTGAGACTGAACAATTCCTTTATAAGAGCTTTTTGTAGCTTTTTCTTGACGCATTTGCCAATTGCCAAGAGTTTAGCTGTTTCATTCTTCAAATACTAACTTCTCTGACTTGGTTCCGCACTTAGGTCAGAATGTGAACTCTGTGATACCATACTCATTTACACAAAAGAAGATTGAAGTCTTAACATTATTAGGAATATCATATCAGTAGTTGGATATCTATAATCAGAGATTTCATGAGGCTAATtatgtctgctggcacccagagtgAAGGGGCAAGCAGGTACTTCTCCAgtttcagagagagaaagaatgaatCAGTTTCCCAGGGATATCTGTGAAGGTTAAAGGCCTCAGAAAACATCTTTCTCTCCATGCAGAGCCAAGAGAGGCTAATCTAGCACCAGCAAGATTGGCCAACCTTCTCCCAAAAGGCAAAGTACTTCTATGCAAGGTGAATGCTCAAAacatcctcacaccttcttgtcaaactgtcttaaaggggctatcttgattatcactacaaaagttttttttctcctgatgacaatagctcatcttgattaattagcctcttagagttggttgggcaactcccatcttttcatgttctctgtatgtatatatatctcctcactatatgttccattctatgcatccaatgaaggaGGCTGTAGCCCACAGAAGTTTatgctaaaataaatttgttagtctctaagatgccacaagtactcctgttctttttgcggatacagactaacacggctgctactctgaaacctctcaaaaCACTATAGCACTGTGGAGATACTCACGTGTGATGCCAGAGCTTGAAGAGATGAGCTCTGACATAAGACAGTGGGCAAGGATATTGGTGCACTATCTCCAGGTACTCCTCAGTCATCTCCCATACCATAGGGTTTCGGCCCTCAAACAAAGCTGGGTTATGAAGATTACCCTCTGGGGAATAACAAAGAGGAATtctaaaaatttcatttcagggtAAAGCAGGTGGCACAACCTCTTGTGTCCATGAGCTGGACCACCCGTGTCCTGGCCTGGCCTGACCACCCAggaaggaccattagatcagcaggtctgacctcttgtataacataggccattacatttcactcagttacccctgtattgaatccaataacttgtgtttggctaaagcatctcccATGAAGGTATCCAGTCTTGATATGAAGACATCAAGACCTGAAGAATCTACCATTTCTCTTGATAGttcgttccaatggttaatcactctcactatttaaaaatgtgttccttatttttaatctgaatttgtctggtttcagtttTGAGCCATTGGTCCTTGTTATGccttctccactagattaaagagccctttagtactcAGTATTTTCTCCCCTTAAGAAATGTAATTGAGTCCCCACTCAATCTTTATTTTGATaagtaaatagattgagcttttcAAGTCTCTCAATGCTTGGGATTGTCTGTTGCAAAGCCTATCTTGAAATTAGGTTCCTATGACATTTTTATAACAGGGGCTGGAGGTAGgaacaggaggagggggaggagagagaacttCCCTCACAAcacttagcccagtggttagggtactcctttgggatgtgggagacccccagttAAGGCCTCCCTCTATCTCAGGggtagaagggatttgaacaggaccttccacctctgaggtgagtgccctagccactgggctattggacagtctgatgtggggctctGAATCTCTCCCATGGGGCCTGCTTCTGGGATTTAGGGACCTAAGTCCTTCTGTGAATCTAGGCCTtaggtttttgttggtttttttaactggttttgtaaaacaaactaaatattttgttatttcaCCAATAGATTAAAATCCACAATAAACTAAATTATAAATGCTGCTTTCCAAATGGCATTAACAGTAGAGCATCTTACTTAGCAGTTTTGTaaaatccatccatccatatatatataaataaaaaaacccctaaaggacctgatcctgcaaacactgaaggAGGTAAATTACATTACTCACAAGaccagtcccattgattttaatgagactactcatatgcttgaagttaagcatgtgcataaatgtttaaAGCATCAATGGTTataattttacttttattaaaacCTTTTTCTTAATGATATAATATATGTCACCTCAAAACAAATTTGCTTCGGTATTAACAATAAGTTACTTAGACTCAAACATTAACAAAAAGTTACTGAAAACGTTTTTACACAtctagccaaaattttcaaactaagCGGCTAAAGTTCAGCTCCTAAACCCATAGTTCGGCACTTACGGGTGCGGTTTTCAGAagtacttaagtgacttaggaggagTTTGGTGTGGTCAAAGCATTTCAGCTGTCTTGACTTGTGGAAGTTCAATAGGGATCAGAAGGTTGTGCTTGTTGCAAATATAGAATGGATTATCTGTTTCTTAATTTTTTGTGtttcagtttgtttttcctcAGAGTAAGTAAGTTAATAAGGTCACAGACTTGTCTTTTTCAGCATAGATGAACACTCTTAAGGGTTGAACTTCttagcagaaaaaaaatgtaaaatctgaaattctactaATAATTAGGAAGCTAAAGAAACAAGTATAAAACATTCACTTTAGCAATTTAAGACAATAAAATGGGAAGTAAGAACTAGCaacatgtaaaaaacaaaatctaatttaaattttaaaatcaatttaaataaaatcattaaTTTTATCCCCCCCGATCAGTAAATAACCCTTCACCTCACACATCTAAGTGGTGCTGTCTCAGAGGAAAGCCTTTGTTGGTTGTAGATGTACCAATAGTAATAGGGTACTTTtaggtttgtaaagcactttgaaaatataaaacattgtAACTAATCAATCCTTACAAGCCAACatgaggtaagtatcattatcctacTGGTACtcaaggggaaactgaagcagagaagataagtgacttgcccattcTCAAATAAGGAGTCAATGACAGAGCCAGGATTGGAACTCGAGTACAATTTTCGAaagcacctctgggcttgtctacatggtaaaTCATGGGGATGTTAGTGTAAAATAGCTAGGGTGGGAATTTAAAACCACTAGCTATTTTGCACTAGCTTCCCACGTGACTACTCTTATTCTGTGCGAAGAATGCCTTTTTGGAGTTTTGGTTAAACCACTGCAAAAAGGCACTGttcagtccagcagcagagtgtcCACCTGGGGAACAGCTATTCTGTACTAGCTATTCTGGGCTTCCTtccctgtagacaagcccaaagtcccattttcaaaagtgaattaggcacttagaagcctaagtacCACTGACTTAGACTCCAAAAGCCCAGACTTCAATGGCAGTTCAGTACGTAAATACCTATGAGGTTCTGGGTCTAAGTgcccaaatcacttttgaaaattggacttagGCATCTAGgtcatttagatgcttttgaaaattttaccctcttTTAAATCATGCTGCTTTAATGGAAGTCATAAGATAATCCAACAGACAGTGCCAAGTATTTggaacgggctgctctttctaaAGGAGGAAGCAAGCATTCAGGTAAGAAGTAAGAGGCCAGCAGGACAATGAGTATTATAGTGAAGGAACCTAATGCTGCCCCGTCTTAAACAATACCCTAAAGACCTTCTGTTTGCAACAATGCCAAACACCAACCAGTAGCCACAGAGTCACtcaacagacaaaaacaaaaggcCCAGAACAAGTCTCCTCTTCTGACACTTCCCACCTCAGCCCTCTGGAAACCATACATTAAAACCTTTATATACTGATTTGTCCGGATGACAGAGTGACAGATATAATGGACACTTGGAAGATGCAAAGATTATCaactttataaatgttatatATATGTTGATGGACTAGAAATGTATTCTGGCTCCAAGGGGATGTAACAGAGGTACCAAAAACACTGGAGGATAATTAATGCACATACCTAGGCAAGTAACAAGCCTGCAGAAGCCTCACCTCCTGGGGAAATTGCATATATTAGTTTTACCTGGTTCAAGAGAtcaaacaaagaaatgaaaactgTATAAGTGACTAGCCTGACATAGGGAAGGACCTATTTGACCCAGGACCTGACATGAAACTGTGACAAAGGGCGCCAGACTCTGCAGAAAGGGCCTGAAGTACTTTGTTCCTATCAGGgtctccatgtggaagatggaTGACTGCTTGATAAGCTAAGACCTCCATATgagataattattgttttcaagTTATTTTCTCTGTATGttctgaataaataatactttgctttatgTAGGCTGGTTCGTTCCTGATTAACTTTGTCATTGCCTCTGTGAGAACAGGACTGTAGATGTTGAACTAAAACCAGATCTGCGAAGGTCAACACACTGAATTGCCAAAGAAACTGCAGCCTAACTCCCCAGTCAAGAGGGTGAGAGTCGTGGGAAACCATCCCAAGAAAGGTGGCAGCTCAAAGCCTGACACTTAAGTGTGGTGCCCTCAAGGAGGCCACGAAGGGGTCAGAAGTGCAGTTACCTCAGGAACGGTGACAGATCGCTCCCTCCAAAGGCCAAAGCTCAGCACTAAGATAAAGTTCAGTCTATTTATGGACTATTGACTTCTGTTTATTTCATCCAAGTCTATTCCTATCTCTTTGATTGAAACAAGCATATGATCTTATTCATAGGATCAAGAAGGTGCATACTGCAGCTTGATCAGTTGTGTTGCTTATAGTGCTAAAAACAGTGTCTGAACAATATCTTTTATATGAATCTGTTCTGGCCTCCCGTCTCTTCTTTCTTGTTCATAATTATGACAATTTTCTATTACTAGTGACAGAGTCATTCAATAACTTATGTCTAAAAGTGATCAGTATAAATGGCaaccactttatttttgattcctCAAATTCTGACCAGATTAATCAGTGAACAATTTAAGCAAAAGGCACTGTACTTAGGAGAAGATGCCCTAAAGAGCCAGATTGTTAAATTCACATTACAGAATACTTACCTATGTGTTGCCATGGGAAACAATAGTCAGACAGTTGATGGGACACAGTTACTGATACTTGCATTTCACATCCTCTGACAGATTACAGAACATTAACAGAAAAATTCACCATGGAACACTCTCTTGCAGGGTCAGGGTTTCACCCTAATGGCTCTGAACTATTCTAGGGCAATACAGCACTGCAAAGCTTGTGCTAACCAATTAAACTCAAAGTTTGAATCATCCACTCAATACTATTTGAAGTCCAGTACAGCAACTGTTATTATACAGCGATTCCTGGTTTTAATAAGAGATGCCAGTATGAAGGAGATGCAGATGAAGAGCAGTCCTCTTTAAATTAAGGCCATTCAACCAACCACACTTGAGTCTGGCTTTAGTTTCTAATAGATTAGGCTAACATGGATCCATCAAGGGAATTCAGAAACAAAGTTATTATAGAAGAAAGTTTATTCTCCTTACCTGCACTCATGACACCATGCACTCCTGTCTTCTGCATACACTCTTCCACATCACTGAGGTATTGGATGTTTCCATTTGCAAACACAGGGATGCTCACAGCCTTCCTACACAAGTGAAGAGAACAATCACACAAAACAAAGAATCAGAAAACAGAAACCAACATGCTCACAATGTGTTGAATGAATCAGAAACTTCTAATGCTATCACAAATCCCTGTTTCCCCTTTGATCCCCCTGCACCACGTTCTGGATCCAAACCTTACACTGAAACTGAATGTGTTTAGCCAGAAGCTTGTCTAACCCTTGGGTATGGGGTTAAGGGGACTATGCACACCAATGCACTCACATGTTGATATCTAGACAGGTGCACTTACCTCACAGCCTTAATATGCTCCCAGGATGCCACACCAGCAAGAGGTCCCTTCTGTTCCTTAGTGCGGCCATGGACAGTCAGTAGCTAGGATGCAAAGTTTCATTTAATTTTCAATGTACATGGATCATTAGAAACAAAAAAAGCTACACCAGGAAATTTCCCCCTCTGCTCATGTACGGGGATGCCACAGAACTCCCAATGTTACCTCGACCACTGTGCGGACTCTGGACCCAGAAATGCCACCAGCTCACATACTGTGGCAAGGACATGGGCATCTCTGAACTCTCCACTCCTTAACAAGGCACAGACATTTCCTGGGAGATTCTATAGCATTCCTGTATCCTCAGCTCTCTTACTGATTTGGTATTCACTTTGGAACAAGTAACAAACATAGCTAAACTTGCTGCTTTTGGGCATAAGGCCAGGCCACCATCTGTTATATTATCTCGTTTTTGATGGTCCCTCCCAATTCGTACAATTTAATTGGAGTTAAATCTCAGGAAATCCTCCTATTTCTCATTTGTTACTGGCTGTGTCTGCTACAAGGTGTCCCTTCAGACACATTGATTTCACACTTTCATGTTGCCTCCTACAGCGTTGTGCCTAGACTAGAATTCTCACTCCCAGTGCAGGAGGCAGCATGGtgcaatggttagagcagggcactCCAAGTTAGGAGACTCAGGTTCTATTGCTGACTCTGCTGTGAATGACAATGAATAAGTCACAACTCTCTGTGTCATCTTCTCCATCTGCAAATTAATATAACCTATCAGTTTCCACAAAACACAGAGATCTTTGAATGAAGGTGCTTTATAAAGATATTTATGTCTAATGCAATAGTATTGAAAGCAGCTGCCTCCTTACCTGGCAGCCAGCCTTCTCCAGCAACTGTGCATACTTCACTGTCTT includes the following:
- the DUS1L gene encoding tRNA-dihydrouridine(16/17) synthase [NAD(P)(+)]-like, whose amino-acid sequence is MPKLQGFEFWRETLRGAHYVVAPMVDQSELAWRLLSRHHGAQLCYTPMLHAQVFVRDANYRKENLYCDVCPEDRPLIVQFCANDPEVFVQAALLAQDYCDAIDLNLGCPQMIAKRGHYGAFLQEEWALLQKMILLAHEKLSVPITCKIRVFPEIDKTVKYAQLLEKAGCQLLTVHGRTKEQKGPLAGVASWEHIKAVRKAVSIPVFANGNIQYLSDVEECMQKTGVHGVMSAEGNLHNPALFEGRNPMVWEMTEEYLEIVHQYPCPLSYVRAHLFKLWHHTLQVYQQLREELAKAKTLEGIADVNRDLKLRCQEEIANQKEGEKPKGGLPFFHWICQPYVRPGPKETCKENGTSGSEGGVRGKRALEDEDDGNADILSKNKQKKKLRNPNKRFDPSLKPKYAKCDHCGNPKGNKCVFNLCRGCCKKRAFKETADCPGHGLLFKTKYEKSLLWKSGQPEMQKIERTQKEDVEETAGLKEGIDTVL